In Struthio camelus isolate bStrCam1 chromosome 4, bStrCam1.hap1, whole genome shotgun sequence, a genomic segment contains:
- the PRIMPOL gene encoding DNA-directed primase/polymerase protein isoform X11, which translates to MKRKWEERLKKVEELASHYERNPLLPVYRPKLSKPFQPSPVWKIFCRQAEAFHYVKTCEEDVHVFALEKNTQNGQRFYLVTTYYELWFYYAKGYKTSLMHCYEVIPENDACKLYFDLEFYKPANPGADGKSMVAKLIELVSRKLEEFYDVSCSAKDVLNLDSSTDEKFSRHLIFLPHKTVFKNNIHVGNFVRTILQPAVALMESKAAALIPEEGAGYVYRCPAPAGGLNSSLRNLPALEDASRSWPSVAHKTMEIETSHQGENSEFSFLVVNDKEGGKQLFVDLGVYTKNRNFRVYKSSKAGKNVILKIAEDNKFVPKCERNISLEEAYFLSSLVCNVGSRDDTKILISGSSEEERKMSAFLNSKTTRSTRGIRQWNYFSLEEIIVYDISGYRWCENIGRAHKSNNIMILVDLKKEVWYQKCHDPVCREKNFKSQSMYVFKAINTPKCINYNLIKYHVFDLGFPLPPRICLPFLFKEEEEHMLMDESENTEEKVELHSNGTDLSKSSLLQENGLSRDFLLSDAMWDNASDDVWFLEATDDVELAEAANDGVNDDTEETPDEVLLEALRRQGTCAEEQS; encoded by the exons atgaagagaaaatgggaagaaagactgaagaaagttGAAGAACTAGCATCTCACTATGAAAGAAACCCTCTTCTTCCAGTTTACAGACCAAAGCTGTCCAAACCTTTTCAACCATCCcctgtttggaaaatattttgtcgGCAGGCTGAAGCTTTTCACTATGTAAAAACCTGTGAAGAG gatGTTCATGTATTTGCCTTGGAAAAGAACACACAAAATGGACAGAGGTTTTACCTTGTGACAACATATTATGAGCTTTGGTTTTATTATGC caAAGGTTATAAAACAAGTCTTATGCATTGCTATGAAGTAATTCCTGAAAATGATGCTTGCAAACTTTATTTTGATTTGGAGTTCTACAAACCAGCAAATCCTGGAGCTGATGGCAAGAGTATGGTTGCAAAGTTAATTGAG CTTGTCAGCCGAAAGCTAGAAGAATTTTATGATGTTAGCTGTTCGGCCAAAGACGTCTTGAATTTAGATTCCAGTACTGATGAAAAATTTAGTCGACACTTGATATTTCTACCCCACAAGACTGTATTTAAGAATAATATTCATGTTG gtaaCTTTGTGAGAACCATTTTGCAGCCTGCCGTGGCGTTAAtggagagcaaagctgctgctctgATTCCAGAAGAAGGAGCAGGATATGTTTATCGGTGTCCTGCACCAGCAGGTGGATTAAATAGTTCTCTTAGAAACCTCCCAGCACTAGAAGATGCTTCTAGGAGCTGGCCATCTGTTGCTCACAAAACAATGGAAATTGAAACATCACACCAGGGAGAAAATTCTGAGTTTTCCTTCCTAGTAGTAAATGACAAAGAAGGAGGCAAGCAACTTTTTGTGGATCTAG GAGTCTatacaaagaacagaaatttcCGGGTGTATAAATcatcaaaagcaggaaaaaatgtgattcTGAAGATTGCTGAGGATAATAAGTTTGTCCCTAAATGTGAAAGGAACATTTCTTTGGAAGAAGcatactttctttcctctttggtcTGCAACGTTGG GTCCAGGGACGACACAAAAATTCTGATATCTGGCTcttcagaagaggagagaaaaatgtctGCTTTCTTAAACAGTAAAACCACCAGAAGTACTAGAG ggatACGGCAATGGAATTATTTCTCTCTGGAAGAAATAATTGTATATGATATTTCTGGTTACCGTTGGTGTGAAAATATTGGGAGAGCTCACAAAAGTAACAATATTAT GATTCTAGTAGATCTGAAGAAGGAAGTCTGGTATCAAAAGTGTCACGATCCAGTCTGCAGAGAGAAAAACTTCAAATCACAGAGTATGTATGTTTTCAAAGCAATTAACACTCCAAAATGTATTAATTACAACCTTATTAAATACCATGTATTTGATTTAGGTTTTCCATTGCCACCTAGGATatgtctcccttttcttttcaaagag gaAGAAGAACATATGCTAATGGATGAAAGtgagaacacagaagaaaaagtagaacTGCATTCTAACGGCACAGATTTGTCAAAAAGCTCACTACTTCAAGAAAACGGCTTGTCTAGAGACTTCCTGTTGTCAGACGCCATGTGGGACAATGCAAGTGATGATGTCTGGTTCCTGGAAGCTACTGATGATGTGGAACTAGCTGAAGCTGCAAACGACGGTGTGAATGATGACACAGAAGAAACGCCTGATGAAGTTCTTTTGGAAGCTTTAAGGAGACAGGGCACTTGTGCTGAAGAACAAAGCTAA